From Triticum urartu cultivar G1812 chromosome 2, Tu2.1, whole genome shotgun sequence, a single genomic window includes:
- the LOC125535187 gene encoding cullin-associated NEDD8-dissociated protein 1-like: protein MANTNITGILEKMTGKDKDYRYMATSDLLSELNKESFKADQDLESKLTNIVLQQLEDASGDVSGLAVKCLAPLVKKVNEERVLEMTDKLCDKLLNGKDQHRDTASIALKAVIVEVTTASLSEKILVSLAPQLINGVTNGKSAEIKCECLDILSDVLHRFGNVITKDHAYMLTALLTQLSSTQASVRKKSVSCIASLAPCLSDDLLAKATLEVIKLLKIKRAKSDITRTNIQMIGALSRSVGYRFGPHLAEAVPLLINYCTSASENDEELREYSLQALESFMLRCPRDISPYCEGILNLALEYVSYDPNFTDSMEEDTDDEVQDEEEDDESADEYTDDEDASWKVRRASAKCLSAIIASRPQMLSKMYQEACPKLVDRFREREENVKMDIFNTFIELLRQTGNVTKGQGDMDESSPRWLLKQEVPKVVKSINRQLREKSIKTKVGAFSVLKELVVVLPDCLADQFGSLVPGIEKALNDKSSTSNLKIEALAFTRIVMASHSPSVFHPYIQALSGPILSAIGDRYYKVTAEALRVCGELVRVLRPNFEERSIDFRPYIIPIYKAILARLANQDQDQEVKECAISCMSLVIATFGDGLQRELPSCLPILVDRMGNEITRLTAVKAFAVIANSPLRIDLSCVLDHVVSELTAFLRKANRALRQATLGTLNSLVVTYGSQIGSSSYETILAELSTLISDGDLHMAALALELCCTIMVDRRSVKNVGLAVKQKVLPEALTLIRSALLQGQALQALQKFFAALVQSANISFETLLNSLISTAKPSQSGGLSKQALFSIAQCVAVLCLAAGDQKCASTIEMLKGILNDDSSTNSAKQHMALLCLGEIGRRKDLSSHIQIENIVIESFQSPFEEIKSAASYALGNIAVGNLSKYLPFILDQIDNQQKKQYLLLHSLKEVIARQSVDHTGQSELQDSNIVKILALLFNHCESEEEGVRNVVAECLGKIALIEPNKLIPALKERTTSPAANTRATVAIAIKYSIVERTGKIDAILYSEISTFLMLIKDSDRHVRRAAVLALSTAAHNKPSLIKGLLPELLRLLYDQTVVKQELIRTVDLGPFKHVVDDGLELRKAAFECVDTLLDNCLDQVNPSSFIVPFLLSGLGDHYDVKMPCHLILSKLADKCPSAVLAVLDSLVEPLEKTIGHKPKSDAVKQEIDRNEDMIRSALRAIAAVNRISGSDYSMKLKNLMSKITATPSLAEKYNSVRSE from the exons ATGGCGAATACGAACATAACCGGCATATTGGAGAAG ATGACAGGGAAAGATAAAGACTACAGATATATGGCTACATCAGATCTGCTTAGTGAGTTGAACAAAGAGAGTTTCAAAGCAGATCAAGACCTTGAATCAAAGTTGACTAATATTGTTCTTCAACAACTGGAAGATGCTTCAGGAGATGTTTCTGGTTTAGCTGTGAAATG CTTGGCTCCACTTGTTAAGAAGGTTAACGAGGAAAGAGTATTGGAGATGACCGACAAGCTTTGTGATAAATTACTCAATGGGAAGGACCAACATCGTGATACTGCTAGTATAGCTCTGAAGGCAGTCATTGTGGAAGTTACTACGGCGTCACTTTCTGAAAAGATTTTAGTTTCTCTTGCCCCGCAGCTAATCAATGGTGTCACCAAT GGAAAGAGTGCTGAAATTAAATGTGAATGTCTTGATATATTAAGTGATGTGCTTCATAGATTCGGCAACGTGATCACGAAAGATCATGCGTATATGCTCACTGCACTTTTAACTCAGCTGAGCTCCACTCAAGCAAGTGTCAGAAAGAAGTCTGTTTCGTGCATTG CATCGCTTGCTCCATGTTTGTCAGATGATCTATTAGCCAAGGCAACTCTGGAGGTTATCAAATTGCTGAAAATTAAAAGGGCAAAGTCTGACATAACCCGAACAAATATCCAGATGATTGGTGCTCTAAG TCGCTCAGTTGGATACCGGTTTGGACCACACCTTGCCGAAGCTGTTCCTTTGCTCATAAACTATTGTACAAGTGCatcagaaaatgatgaagagcTCCGTGAGTACAGCTTGCAG GCCCTTGAGAGTTTTATGCTCAGATGTCCAAGAGATATTTCCCCATATTGTGAGGGTATTTTGAATCTTGCTTTGGAATATGTAAGCTATGATCCTAATTTCACTGATAGCATGGAGGAGGATACTGATGATGAAGTACaggatgaggaagaggatga TGAGAGTGCGGATGAATACACAGATGATGAGGATGCAAGCTGGAAGGTTCGCCGGGCATCAGCGAAGTGCCTATCTGCAATTATAGCATCTCGTCCTCAAATGTTGTCTAAGATGTATCAAGAG GCATGTCCAAAGTTAGTCGACCGCTTTAGGGAAAGAGAGGAGAATGTAAAG ATGGACATCTTCAACACATTTATTGAGTTGTTACGCCAAACTGGTAATGTGACGAAAGGACAAGGTGACATGGACGAGTCTAG CCCTAGATGGTTGCTGAAGCAAGAGGTACCCAAAGTTGTCAAGTCTATCAATAGGCAGTTGCGTGAAAAATCAATCAAGACAAAG GTTGGAGCATTCTCAGTATTGAAGGAGCTTGTTGTTGTGTTACCAGATTGTCTTGCTGATCAGTTTGGGTCACTTGTTCCTGGGATTGAGAAGGCTTTGAAT GATAAATCTTCTACCTCCAACCTGAAGATTGAGGCCCTTGCATTTACTAGGATTGTTATGGCTTCCCATTCACCCTCTGTGTTCCATCCATACATCCAG GCACTCTCTGGTCCAATATTATCTGCTATTGGAGATAGGTATTACAAAGTCACCGCTGAGGCTTTACGGGTGTGCGGGGAGCTGGTCCGGGTGCTCCGTCCAAACTTTGAG GAACGTTCCATAGATTTTAGGCCATATATTATTCCAATCTATAAAGCTATATTGGCCCGCTTGGCGAATCAAGATCAAGATCAG GAAGTTAAAGAGTGTGCCATATCATGCATGAGCCTTGTGATCGCCACTTTTGGTGATGGTCTTCAAAGGGAATTGCCTTCATGCCTTCCCATACTTGTTGATAGGATGGGCAATGAAATTACTCGACTTACAGCGGTCAAG GCATTTGCGGTGATTGCAAATTCACCTCTTCGTATTGATCTTTCATGTGTCTTGGACCATGTCGTTTCTGAGCTCACAGCTTTCCTTCGAAAG GCCAACAGAGCCCTTAGGCAGGCAACATTGGGAACCCTAAATTCTCTGGTTGTCACATATGGGAGTCAAATTGGCTCGTCCTCTTATGAAACGATATTAGCTGAACTTTCTACTCTCATAAG TGACGGCGATTTGCATATGGCCGCTCTAGCATTGGAACTGTGTTGCACAATAATGGTCGACAGAAGATCCGTTAAAAATGTTGGTTTAGCTGTGAAACAAAAAGTTTTGCCTGAGGCCCTTACTTTGATCAGGAGTGCTCTGTTGCAAGGACAAGCACTGCAG GCGCTACAGAAGTTTTTTGCTGCACTGGTCCAATCTGCAAATATAAGCTTTGAAACTTTGTTGAACTCCCTTATTTCCACCGCTAAACCATCACAGTCTGGCGGTCTTTCCAAGCAGGCACTATTCTCTATTGCACAGTGTGTTGCTGTGCTATGCCTAGCAGCTGGTGATCAGAAGTGTGCATCAACTATTGAAATGCTTAAAGGCATTCTAAATGATGACAGTTCTACTAATTCT GCTAAACAACACATGGCCTTGTTATGTTTGGGAGAAATTGGAAGAAGGAAGGACCTCAGCAGTCATATTCAAATTGAGAACATCGTCATCGAATCATTCCAGTCACCTTTTGAGGAGATAAAGTCTGCAGCATCATATGCTCTTGGAAACATTGCTGTTGGCAATCTATCCAAGTATTTGCCATTTATCTTGGATCAGATTGACAATCAACAGAAGAAGCAGTATCTCTTGCTTCATTCACTGAAAGAG GTAATTGCGCGACAGTCTGTTGATCATACTGGCCAGAGTGAGCTACAGGACTCAAACATTGTGAAGATATTGGCATTGCTCTTTAATCACTGCGAAAGTGAGGAGGAAGGAGTTCGGAATGTGGTTGCTGAGTGTTTAGGCAAAATTGCACTTATTGAACCTAACAAATTAATCCCTGCTCTGAAG GAACGCACAACTAGCCCAGCAGCAAACACAAGGGCTACAGTTGCCATTGCTATAAAATATTCAATCGTTGAACGGACTGGAAAGATAGATGCAATCTTGTACTCTGAGATTTCTACTTTCCTTATGTTAATTAAAGATAGTGACAGG CATGTGCGACGTGCAGCTGTCCTTGCGTTGAGCACAGCTGCCCACAACAAGCCAAGTTTGATCAAAGGTCTTCTTCCTGAATTACTGCGTCTTTTGTATGACCAGACTGTCGTGAAG CAAGAATTGATCAGGACCGTTGATCTAGGGCCTTTCAAGCATGTCGTTGATGATGGGCTTGAGCTTAGGAAAGCTGCCTTTGAATGTGTGGACACATTGCTGGATAACTGTCTTGATCAAGTGAATCCGTCGTCCTTCATCGTTCCTTTCCTCTTATCTGGCTTAGGTG ATCATTATGATGTGAAAATGCCCTGCCACCTGATTCTCTCGAAGCTAGCAGACAAGTGCCCGTCTGCTGTACTTGCAG TTTTGGACTCACTAGTTGAACCTCTTGAGAAAACCATCGGTCACAAACCCAAGAGTGACGCAGTGAAGCAGGAGATTGATCGCAATGAAGACATGATTCGCAGTGCTCTTCGAGCAATTGCTGCTGTAAACCGCATAAG TGGCAGCGACTACAGCATGAAGTTGAAGAATCTGATGAGCAAGATAACGGCCACTCCTTCACTTGCCGAGAAGTACAACTCGGTGCGCAGCGAATGA